From one Rhopalosiphum padi isolate XX-2018 chromosome 2, ASM2088224v1, whole genome shotgun sequence genomic stretch:
- the LOC132922358 gene encoding DNA (cytosine-5)-methyltransferase 1-like — MESIISNENSAMISEDEQDLQITPKRVKYTLRHTKKPCSTPADDILNKTSNFQSKICCEFCHKTKTEDVFIPSDAKPECIVLANEALANIFTDNFNIIQHNLINYSIYDENGHMCSIDSGMMERNVKLYITGYVKPIYNHSLNIEDGIAGMAGPILEWWLSSYDGGAQALIGINTEYADYLLIEPHPNYKKYMTSVIEKINLSKIVIEKMLDNHESDDSTYEDILNYVVTSINPATGNKFSEEELIAHAQFVLDQVTDYDSTGMYDFPLSETQFVETLTELSGAAKSVNAPTRRLGRLGQGITCIQTDFSQRKFSKATTTELVKDVFENVFAAQLDIDDNQSEETMNKLVKTVFDNVCDENVSNLSDINYVEDQVMWNDQKLCEKMFVVVKKNISKIPLIGRIEYFFQTTFKNKAHIQLFMHSYETVLGETADPQEIFALKKCTNIDIKNVVKIIDVVQKIPSKNWFQLGNSKLQDLLEPINRKNKKSFFYQLQYDDTYGRFEYPKPEELITGIRDEYCSNCEVIDLENKSKEPEVLEFIEEENGISYFFKFKLLNEEYKIGNFIYLQPGIFSMADRSNMIEEEQFEYTETIKNISNQEQKIIDETMYPEYYRKTLENTMRGSNETTPDPFDIAEILAIYFIAHDNKKVKLIVRRMYRAEQILLEDSARNADMNMLFWSEEEFKITCEYICGKCYVSCGTNILDPLVWSSLGPDRFYFTKQYDSLTDSIVPEYKLPCEAKLIGKEVYVNYNYKYVDEDKLQYIPSYKKIKPLRGLDIFAGCGGLSKGLEDSGLVISNWAIECDEIAAEAFKLNNPGSTVFVEDCNHLLKLAMSGEKTNSKNQNIPQKGEVDFICGGPPCQGFSGMNRFNSGQYSLFKNSLIVSFLSYIDFYRPKYFVVENVRNFVSFKNSMILKLTLRCITRMGYQCTFGILQAGNFGVPQTRRRLIIMAAAPGETLPFYPEPIHVFNRKSSSLSVQVGDKKFKTNCKYEESAPMRTLTVYDAWSDLPEILNGAYEEKILYKSRPITHLQKLLRYPNNRYEESILSDHICKDMSPLVQARIELIPVGEGSDWRDLPNSKVKLPDGSYTNKLLYTHNDIKNGYGSNGELRGVCQCASGRKCDPQDRQINTIIPWCLPHTGNRHNNWAGLYGRLAWSGFCSTTITNPEPMGKQGRVLHPEQHRVVSVRECARSQGFKDSFIFHGPIINKHRQIGNAVPPPMGTAIGHEIIKAIYQNHVNQI, encoded by the exons cgatGATATCCGAAGATGAACAAGATCTTCAAATAACTCCTAAACGTGTCAAGTATACATTAAGACATACAAAGAAACCATGCTCAACACCTGCTGatgatattctaaataaaacaaGTAATTTCCAAAGTAAGATATGCTGTGAGTTTTGTCATAAAACTAAGACAGAAGATGTGTTCATACCTTCAGATGCTAAACCTGAGTGCATTGTACTAGCTAATGAAGCTTTGGCCAATATTTTcactgataattttaatattattcaacacaaccttataaattatagtatttatgatgaAAATGGACACATGTGCTCAATAGATTCAGGAATGATGGAGAGAAATGTAAAGCTGTATATAACTGGCTATGTGAAACCAATTTATAACCACAGTCTAAATATAGAAGATGGAATTGCAGGTATGGCGGGGCCAATATTAGAATGGTGGTTATCATCATATGATGGAGGTGCTCAGGcattaataggtataaacaCTGAATATGCTGATTACTTATTAATTGAACCACaccccaattataaaaaatatatgacatcTGTGATTGAAAAGATAAATTTGAGCAAAatagtaattgaaaaaatgttagACAATCATGAATCTGATGATTCGACTTATgaggatattttaaattatgttgtaaCATCTATAAATCCAGCAACAGGCAATAAATTTTCAGAAGAAGAACTTATCGCTCATGCACAGTTTGTACTCGATCAAGTAACAGATTATGATTCAACTGGCATGTATGATTTTCCGTTATCTGAGACTCAGTTTGTTGAAACTTTGACTGAACTGTCAGGGGCTGCAAAATCTGTTAATGCACCAACCAGAAGGTTAGGTAGATTGGGACAAGGAATTACATGTATACAAACTGATTTCAGCCAACGAAAGTTCAGCAAAGCCACTACTACAGAGCTGGTGAAAGATGTGTTTGAAAATGTGTTTGCTGCTCAATTAGATATAGATGATAACCAAAGTGAAGAAACAATGAATAAACTTGTGAAGACTGTATTTGACAATGTATGCGATGAAAATGTTAGTAATCTATCTGACATAAATTATGTTGAGGATCAAGTGATGTGGAATGATCAAAAACTTTgtgaaaaaatgtttgttgttgtcaaaaaaaatatctcaaaaatacCGTTAATAGGacgtatagaatatttttttcagactaCGTTTAAAAATAAGGCTCATATTCAGCTCTTTATGCATAGTTATGAAACTGTATTAGGTGAAACAGCAGATCCTCAGGAAATATTTGCTCtcaaaaaatgtacaaacattGATATTAAGAATGTAGTCAAAATAATAGATGTAGTACAAAAAATACCTAGCAAAAATTGGTTTCAACTTGGTAATTCAAAATTACAAGATCTATTAGAACCGATTAatcgcaaaaataaaaaatcatttttttatcaacttcAATATGATGACACTTATGGACGATTTGAGTATCCAAAGCCTGAAGAACTAATTACTGGTATTAGAGATGAATACTGTAGTAACTGTGAAGTTATTGATTTGGAAAACAAATCAAAAGAACCTGAAGTACTTGAGTTCATTGAAGAAGAAAatggtatttcatatttttttaaatttaaattattaaatgaagagtataaaattggtaattttatttacttacaacCTGGTATATTCTCAATGGCTGATAGATCAAATATGATTGAAGAAGAACAATTTGAGTATACAgagactattaaaaatataagtaatcaagaacaaaaaattattgatgaaaCTATGTATCCTGAGTATTATCGTAAAACATTAGAAAATACAATGCGTGGTTCAAATGAAACCACTCCGGATCCATTCGATATTGCAGAAATattagctatttattttattgctcaTGACAATAAAAAGGTCAAGCTAATAGTACGTCGTATGTATAGAGCTGAACAGATTCTTCTAGAAGATTCTGCTAGAAATGCAGATATGAACATGTTATTTTGGTCAGAGGAAGAGTTTAAGATCACATGTGAATACATATGTGGTAAATGTTATGTTTCTTGCGGAACCAACATCCTAGATCCACTTGTATGGTCTTCGCTTGGTCCAGATCGATTTTATTTCACAAAACAATACGATTCCTTAACTGATTCCATTGTTCCCGAGTATAAACTCCCATGTGAAGCTAAACTGATAGGAAAAGAAGTATATGtgaattataactataagtatGTAGATGAAGATAAATTGCAATATATACCatcatataagaaaataaaaccaCTCAGAGGACTTGATATATTTGCTGGTTGCGGTGGTTTGTCAAAAGGTTTAGAAGATAGTGGTCTGGTTATAAGTAATTGGGCTATTGAGTGTGATGAAATAGCTGCTGaagcatttaaattaaacaatccaGGGTCAACTGTGTTTGTTGAAGATTGTaatcatttattgaaattaGCAATGTCTGGAGAAAAGACAAATAGCAAAAATCAGAACATACCACAAAAAGGTGAAGTTGACTTCATTTGTGGAGGTCCCCCTTGTCAAGGGTTTAGTGGAATGAATAGGTTCAATTCTGGTCAATATTCATTGTTCAAGAACTCTCTGATTGTTTcctttttatcatatattgatTTCTATCgtccaaaatattttgttgtagaaAATGTTAGAAATTTTGTGTCATTTAAAAACAGCATGATCCTTAAATTAACACTTCGATGTATAACACGTATGGGCTACCAGTGTACATTTGGTATTTTACAAGCTGGTAACTTTGGTGTACCTCAAACTAGAAGGAGGTTAATTATTATGGCAGCAGCTCCTGGTGAAACATTGCCATTCTACCCAGAGCCTATACACGTCTTTAATAGAAAAAGTTCAAGTTTAAGTGTCCAGGTTGgagataaaaaattcaaaactaattGCAAGTATGAAGAATCAGCTCCTATGAGAACACTCACAGTATATGATGCCTGGTCTGATTTACCCGAAATATTGAATGGAGCTTATGAAGAAAAAATCCTATACAAATCAAGGCCTATTActcatttacaaaaattactaaGATATCCAAACAACCGATATGAAGAATCTATATTAAGTGATCATATATGCAAGGACATGTCACCTTTAGTTCAAGCTAGAATAGAATTGATACCAGTAGGTGAAGGAAGTGACTGGAGAGATTTACCCAATTCAAAAGTGAAATTACCTGATGGAAGTTATACCAATAAACTTTTGTATACTcacaatgatataaaaaatggTTATGGTTCAAATGGTGAGTTACGTGGTGTTTGCCAATGCGCTAGTGGTAGAAAATGTGATCCGCAAGATCGtcaaatcaatacaattattcCTTGGTGTTTACCACATACTGGTAATAGACATAATAACTGGGCTGGCTTATATGGTCGTCTAGCATGGTCAGGTTTTTGTTCTACAACTATTACTAATCCTGAGCCAATGGGAAAACAAGGTAGAGTACTTCATCCTGAGCAACACCGTGTGGTCAGTGTACGAGAGTGCGCCCGTTCACAAGGTTTTAAAGATTCTTTCATATTTCATGGACCAATTATCAACAAACATAGACAGATTGGTAATGCAGTTCCTCCGCCAATGGGTACAGCTATTGGTCATGAAATAATCAAAGCTATTTATCAAAACCATG ttAACCAAATTTAA